In Fimbriiglobus ruber, a genomic segment contains:
- a CDS encoding alginate O-acetyltransferase AlgX-related protein: MTRLVLRFLTFLRAVRVSAGGVRRAANAVTILMFLGGLAFPLYGYLLHEPAPPRNELRPLFPSPGIPRSGGDLRLFPAAFEPYFNDRVGYRQTLLDWQRSVVFDTLGDSTVRNVWVGRKGWLYLDVAVKRDIPPPPLAAWADTLADRHAWCAARGLVYVALIAPEKSEIYPEYLPGRLRNRPLPDLITGLHEQLHGTPVRLVDVRPALFAAKRDEPVPVYFRLDSHWTSIGGLAAYQVVGRALAETVPGFTPTPAAAFRRVPTTFQGQDLSRMIGCTPERCTAETEYLVGPRTPTVRALSESARAALTADDLLWPEPMSESDCSGAQGPPAILIGDSFSWGLLTPFQTDFRRLTRVLMHEFPKTLIEQEKPKVIVQEIVYRRLREAPPTDPVGVAGARLQVGER, from the coding sequence ATGACCCGACTCGTCCTCCGATTCCTGACCTTCCTCCGGGCCGTCCGCGTGTCCGCAGGGGGCGTTCGTCGGGCGGCCAACGCGGTCACCATCCTGATGTTCCTGGGCGGCCTGGCGTTTCCCCTTTACGGATACCTGCTCCACGAACCGGCCCCGCCCCGCAACGAACTCCGCCCCCTGTTTCCGTCCCCGGGGATTCCGCGATCGGGCGGTGACCTCCGCTTGTTCCCGGCCGCCTTCGAGCCGTATTTCAACGACCGGGTTGGATACCGCCAGACGCTCCTCGACTGGCAACGGAGCGTCGTCTTCGACACCCTCGGGGACTCCACGGTCCGGAACGTGTGGGTTGGCCGGAAGGGGTGGCTCTACCTGGACGTGGCGGTGAAGCGGGACATCCCCCCGCCGCCGCTGGCCGCGTGGGCGGACACGCTCGCCGACCGGCACGCCTGGTGCGCCGCCCGGGGCCTCGTGTACGTGGCCCTGATCGCCCCGGAAAAGTCCGAGATTTACCCCGAGTATCTCCCCGGCCGGCTCCGCAATCGACCACTGCCGGACCTCATCACCGGCCTGCACGAACAACTCCACGGCACGCCCGTCCGACTCGTCGACGTCCGCCCGGCACTGTTCGCGGCGAAGCGGGACGAACCCGTTCCGGTGTACTTCCGGCTGGACTCACACTGGACGTCGATCGGCGGGCTGGCCGCGTATCAGGTCGTCGGGCGGGCGCTGGCGGAGACCGTCCCCGGTTTCACCCCGACCCCCGCAGCCGCGTTCCGGCGGGTGCCGACGACGTTCCAGGGGCAGGACCTGAGCCGGATGATCGGGTGTACCCCGGAGCGGTGTACCGCCGAAACGGAATACCTCGTCGGACCACGGACGCCCACCGTCCGCGCGTTGAGCGAATCCGCGCGGGCGGCCCTCACGGCGGACGATCTGCTCTGGCCCGAGCCGATGTCCGAATCCGACTGCTCGGGCGCCCAAGGGCCGCCCGCGATCTTGATCGGCGACTCGTTCTCGTGGGGGTTGCTTACGCCGTTTCAGACCGATTTCCGTCGGCTGACGAGGGTCCTGATGCACGAGTTCCCGAAGACGCTGATTGAACAGGAGAAGCCGAAGGTGATCGTTCAGGAGATCGTTTACCGCCGACTCCGGGAAGCCCCGCCCACCGACCCGGTGGGAGTCGCCGGTGCTCGCCTGCAAGTTGGCGAGCGGTAG
- a CDS encoding ISAzo13 family transposase (programmed frameshift), whose protein sequence is MELTDGFKATLAETARMLRGSQRRLFMARTVQSLGAGGQRRAETEFGWNRVTIRKGMHELRSGITCCDAPTARGRARAEEKLPRLLADIRDIAKGFSQTDPQFRNRRLYTRLTAEELRRQLIEQKGYQTAELPTPRTLRTKLNDLGFHLTKVAKCKPKKKIKQTDAIFAKLKVVNRSADEAETVLRLSWDAKAAVKIGDFSRGGKNRLERKGADHDFQPKGILNPSGIFLPQWDDLHLYFTASAVTSDFIVDVLERWWGSNRQRFPRVDTLVINQDNGPELHSRRTQFLKRMVQFARDQALRIRLAYYPPYHSKYNAIEHCWGILENHWNGELLDDVDAVLEFARTMTWNGKKPEVELLCGTYRKGIRLSPRQMKVVEKHVTRDAELGKWFLDIDGPSLRLG, encoded by the exons ATGGAACTTACGGATGGGTTCAAAGCCACTCTCGCCGAAACGGCAAGAATGCTTCGCGGCTCGCAGCGCCGGCTGTTCATGGCGCGGACGGTTCAGTCGTTGGGAGCAGGCGGACAGCGGCGGGCCGAAACGGAGTTCGGCTGGAATCGCGTGACGATTCGTAAGGGGATGCACGAACTGCGGTCCGGTATCACCTGTTGCGACGCCCCCACGGCACGCGGCCGCGCCCGCGCCGAGGAGAAATTGCCGCGTTTGCTCGCCGACATCCGGGACATCGCCAAAGGATTCAGTCAAACGGACCCACAGTTTCGCAATCGGCGATTGTACACGCGGTTGACGGCGGAAGAACTGCGCCGGCAACTGATCGAACAGAAGGGATATCAGACGGCGGAACTGCCGACGCCGCGGACATTGCGCACGAAGCTCAATGACTTGGGGTTTCACCTGACCAAGGTGGCCAAGTGCAAACCCA AAAAAAAGATCAAGCAGACCGACGCCATCTTCGCGAAGTTGAAAGTGGTCAATCGGTCCGCGGACGAAGCGGAAACGGTGTTGCGTTTGTCGTGGGATGCCAAGGCCGCCGTGAAAATCGGCGATTTTTCGCGTGGAGGCAAGAATCGGCTGGAGCGGAAGGGGGCGGACCACGATTTCCAACCGAAAGGGATATTGAATCCGTCTGGGATCTTTTTGCCGCAATGGGACGACCTGCACTTGTATTTCACGGCGTCGGCGGTCACGAGTGACTTCATCGTCGATGTGTTGGAACGGTGGTGGGGGAGCAACCGTCAGCGGTTCCCACGTGTGGATACGCTGGTGATCAACCAGGACAACGGCCCCGAGCTTCACAGTCGACGCACACAGTTTTTGAAGCGGATGGTGCAGTTTGCGCGGGACCAGGCGTTGCGGATTCGGCTGGCCTATTACCCGCCGTACCACAGCAAGTACAACGCGATCGAACATTGCTGGGGCATCTTGGAAAACCACTGGAACGGCGAACTGTTGGACGATGTGGACGCGGTTCTGGAATTTGCCCGAACCATGACGTGGAACGGCAAAAAGCCCGAAGTCGAGCTGCTGTGTGGGACCTACAGGAAAGGCATTCGTCTCTCGCCACGCCAAATGAAAGTGGTCGAGAAACACGTGACACGCGATGCCGAACTCGGAAAATGGTTCCTCGATATCGACGGACCAAGTTTGCGGCTGGGATAA
- a CDS encoding IS5 family transposase: MDAPVRKPYLTDLTDVQWETIEPLLPAARFGGRPRSVDLREVMNAILYVNRTGCQWSLLPHDFPAKSTVYEYFAQWRDDGTWQHLLDVLREGYREVHAPSHEPTPSAASIDSQSVKGTEHAGGNGYDAGKKIQGRKRSIVVDTLGLLMTVAVTAGHVDDAAAAPSVLESLDREAYPRLKVVWADGKYHNHALNGWKDGHPELRWELVIVRRPDGAKGFVLLPKRWVVERTFGWLGRARRLSQDYERNTSSSESMVKVRSIQLILNRMDPKKCYPPFKYRVASK; this comes from the coding sequence ATGGACGCGCCCGTTCGTAAACCGTATCTGACGGATTTGACCGATGTCCAATGGGAGACCATCGAGCCCCTTCTGCCCGCCGCCCGGTTCGGAGGGCGGCCCCGGTCGGTCGACCTCCGGGAGGTGATGAACGCGATCCTGTACGTGAACCGGACCGGGTGCCAGTGGTCCCTGCTCCCGCACGATTTCCCGGCCAAGAGTACGGTGTACGAATACTTCGCCCAGTGGCGGGATGACGGCACCTGGCAACACCTCCTGGATGTCCTCCGGGAGGGGTATCGGGAGGTCCATGCTCCGAGTCACGAGCCGACCCCGAGCGCCGCGAGCATCGATAGTCAGTCGGTCAAGGGGACCGAGCATGCGGGTGGGAACGGGTATGACGCGGGCAAGAAAATCCAGGGCCGGAAGCGGTCGATCGTGGTCGACACGCTCGGGTTGTTGATGACCGTGGCGGTCACCGCCGGGCACGTCGACGATGCGGCCGCGGCCCCGTCCGTGCTCGAATCGTTGGACCGTGAGGCGTACCCGCGGTTGAAGGTCGTATGGGCCGACGGGAAGTACCACAACCATGCCCTGAACGGGTGGAAGGACGGTCATCCGGAACTCAGATGGGAACTCGTCATCGTCCGCCGGCCGGACGGGGCGAAGGGGTTCGTCCTGTTGCCCAAGCGGTGGGTGGTGGAGCGGACCTTCGGGTGGCTCGGTCGCGCCCGCAGGCTAAGTCAGGACTACGAACGAAATACTAGTTCTAGTGAATCTATGGTTAAAGTGCGGTCGATTCAATTGATCCTCAATCGCATGGACCCCAAAAAGTGTTATCCCCCATTTAAATATAGAGTTGCATCAAAATAG
- a CDS encoding DUF1559 domain-containing protein, whose amino-acid sequence MTDRTPVRRAGFTLIELLVVIAIIAILIGLLLPAVQKVREAAARTKCTNNLKQMGLALHAFHDTYQMFPSGYYNAGTFIQTGWQLQLLPYLEQSALWNQSLTWLTANPGSTETNSFPACGFPMPMFICPSNTRPPTFTSGPTYELTSYLGCAGTSSGNPVSGDGVLYSMSKVRFTDITDGTSNTIAIGERPVTGDLNYGWGFSPYGTGAGDGDTVLGAVDKSLAVTMQDVATNVGLQTQRVPNNTSEIDGAHFWSFHTGGANFLYADGSVHFLAYSSNSIFPQMCTRAGGEIFASP is encoded by the coding sequence ATGACAGATCGCACCCCGGTTCGCCGGGCGGGTTTCACCCTCATCGAGTTACTGGTGGTGATCGCGATCATCGCCATCCTGATCGGGTTGCTCCTCCCCGCCGTTCAAAAGGTCCGTGAGGCCGCCGCCCGCACGAAGTGTACGAACAACCTCAAACAAATGGGCCTGGCCCTCCACGCTTTCCACGACACGTACCAGATGTTCCCGTCGGGTTACTACAACGCCGGGACATTTATACAAACTGGCTGGCAGCTTCAGCTGCTTCCGTATCTCGAACAATCGGCCCTGTGGAACCAGAGCCTCACCTGGCTTACCGCGAATCCGGGCAGCACCGAAACGAACTCCTTCCCGGCGTGCGGTTTCCCGATGCCCATGTTCATCTGCCCCTCAAATACCCGGCCGCCGACCTTCACATCCGGTCCCACCTACGAACTCACGTCCTACCTGGGCTGCGCCGGAACTTCCAGCGGCAATCCGGTTTCGGGCGACGGCGTTCTTTATTCCATGTCGAAGGTGCGGTTCACCGACATCACCGACGGGACCTCGAATACGATCGCCATCGGCGAACGGCCGGTGACGGGCGATCTGAATTACGGCTGGGGGTTTTCTCCCTACGGGACGGGAGCGGGGGACGGGGATACCGTGTTGGGCGCCGTGGACAAGTCCCTCGCGGTGACCATGCAAGACGTGGCCACGAACGTCGGCCTGCAGACCCAGAGAGTGCCCAACAATACGAGTGAGATCGACGGGGCGCACTTCTGGAGTTTCCACACCGGGGGGGCGAATTTCCTCTACGCCGACGGGTCCGTCCACTTCCTCGCTTACTCGTCGAACAGCATCTTCCCCCAGATGTGTACGCGGGCCGGGGGCGAAATCTTCGCGTCTCCCTGA
- a CDS encoding inositol monophosphatase family protein: protein MHHMNTDAINLAECLAAAEEAARRGAVKLEEWRKKFQVREKSRADLVTDADGASQQAIKDYLLGRFPDHFFLGEEEAVGKKIEETRPPAGAPPVWVVDPLDGTTNYVHDVPAYCVSIGLYVGGKSVVGVIYDPRLNEMFSAASGHGATLNGEPIKVSTVPGVRDALISTGFPANYAAQLRNLEAWRKVSYHSQALRRTGSTALNLAYVAAGRFDGYWCYDNYAWDVLAGAVLVAEAGGTITAGDGTPFDPFRMDLCASNGLIQSELLGVLNEPSQG from the coding sequence ATGCACCACATGAATACCGACGCGATTAACCTGGCCGAATGTCTCGCCGCCGCCGAGGAAGCCGCCCGGCGCGGGGCGGTCAAACTCGAAGAGTGGCGTAAGAAGTTCCAGGTCCGCGAGAAGTCACGGGCCGACCTCGTAACCGACGCCGACGGGGCGTCCCAGCAAGCGATCAAGGACTACCTCCTCGGCCGCTTCCCGGACCATTTTTTTCTCGGTGAGGAGGAGGCGGTCGGGAAGAAGATCGAGGAGACGCGGCCGCCCGCCGGCGCCCCGCCGGTCTGGGTCGTCGATCCGCTCGACGGCACCACAAACTACGTCCACGACGTGCCGGCGTACTGCGTCTCGATCGGGTTATACGTCGGCGGGAAGTCGGTCGTGGGAGTCATTTACGACCCGCGGCTGAACGAGATGTTTTCGGCCGCCAGCGGCCACGGGGCGACGCTCAACGGCGAGCCGATCAAGGTGAGTACGGTTCCGGGAGTTCGCGACGCCCTCATTTCAACCGGGTTCCCGGCGAACTACGCGGCCCAACTCCGGAACCTGGAGGCGTGGCGGAAGGTGTCATACCACTCGCAGGCGCTCCGCCGGACGGGGTCGACTGCCCTCAACCTGGCGTACGTGGCAGCCGGCCGATTCGACGGCTACTGGTGCTACGACAACTACGCCTGGGATGTGCTGGCTGGTGCGGTCCTGGTGGCCGAGGCCGGCGGCACCATCACGGCCGGCGACGGTACGCCGTTCGATCCCTTCCGAATGGATCTATGCGCGAGCAACGGGCTGATCCAGAGCGAGCTACTCGGCGTGCTGAACGAACCGTCGCAGGGGTAA
- a CDS encoding fused DSP-PTPase phosphatase/NAD kinase-like protein, translating to MRRKFWLAGLASGTVFMGIGCCHTCKKSCGPRDPYPPKPSTAPGVYMEDPVPGSRGGIPSPNIPVTPGAPETRNYLPPSPDVPPFSSTRPGTEILYPDNTPTGTAPVIGTAADPLTDPRRTTRGFLEDPIRPPTGTEPPLRQASPAAPGGDLPPRTSFNQPAAPGLSEPTAPATKSDVSGLGAPVPRGPVGLPGYMPVSGRDGVATGRKPTLEGFDWLKANGFKTVIYLHAPATDVAPARDVAEKRGLRFVAIAVAPATLKPASDSFAAAIGDRAQRPAYVVDEDGTRAGGLWYLLFRTVDLLNDDAARVRATSLGLPIETATEEQKQLWLAIQDVLSKR from the coding sequence ATGCGACGCAAATTCTGGCTGGCCGGGCTGGCGTCCGGGACGGTGTTTATGGGCATCGGGTGCTGCCACACGTGCAAGAAGTCGTGCGGCCCCCGCGACCCGTACCCGCCCAAGCCGTCCACCGCCCCGGGCGTCTACATGGAAGACCCGGTGCCGGGCTCCCGCGGTGGCATCCCGTCGCCGAACATCCCGGTCACGCCGGGCGCGCCGGAGACGCGCAACTACCTGCCGCCGTCCCCCGACGTGCCGCCGTTCTCTTCCACGCGACCCGGAACGGAAATCCTCTACCCGGACAACACGCCGACCGGCACCGCGCCGGTGATCGGGACCGCGGCCGACCCGCTGACCGACCCCCGCCGGACGACCCGCGGCTTCCTCGAAGACCCGATCCGACCGCCCACGGGTACCGAACCGCCGCTCCGTCAGGCGAGCCCGGCGGCTCCCGGTGGCGACTTACCGCCCCGTACTTCCTTCAACCAACCCGCCGCGCCCGGGCTTTCCGAACCCACCGCCCCGGCGACCAAATCCGACGTTAGCGGTCTCGGCGCGCCCGTCCCGCGGGGGCCGGTCGGCCTGCCCGGGTATATGCCGGTCTCGGGCCGGGATGGTGTGGCGACCGGCCGCAAGCCGACGCTCGAAGGGTTCGACTGGTTGAAAGCGAATGGCTTCAAGACGGTGATTTACCTGCACGCACCGGCGACCGACGTGGCCCCCGCGCGGGACGTGGCCGAGAAGCGGGGGCTGCGGTTCGTCGCGATCGCGGTCGCCCCCGCCACACTCAAGCCGGCGTCCGATTCCTTCGCCGCCGCCATCGGCGACCGAGCCCAGCGCCCCGCATACGTCGTCGACGAGGACGGCACCCGGGCCGGCGGGCTCTGGTATCTCCTGTTCCGCACGGTCGACCTCCTGAACGACGACGCCGCCCGCGTCCGCGCCACGTCGCTCGGGCTCCCGATCGAGACGGCGACCGAAGAACAGAAGCAACTTTGGCTGGCGATTCAGGACGTGCTGTCGAAACGATAA
- a CDS encoding M28 family peptidase, with product MATIGWQKLIPDGDVFRGEGRYPIDAYSEFLPAPRFGWKAYGDQTPDPELFSVDDPFGWAVGEFQEVEELQPGLVQIGKQVLGQMAKLLDGNPNTGIPKLDLVNNPFWPPELAAEPKLPQERCVTLLPLALSQTQDDKGRVRWTLFGISEQGPGKAFWKSFYTAPKKEAPAEDGVAFFCRLLQTVYGVEVAGIDGLRAAGFRILPDDEPLQPHWAEQLPSWTAPLVLSDRPGREKVKYLLTFRPFGRLPASVRRAYLAGDLCLLPFPGSLTFWGVPGYHQLAREMPLALQIPLVLGVARHRIPSGVRVPQSGFLHEPTDDRPDAGAHASHVKNTYKRTHRWDKILRDADELALIGKEDKLLHVLFSTIPDDVSLYDKPMARNVQLWTEDHRLLLDGPTATPDQLKHAMRTVQAGGLFGYRFLFPAMRVGRHEVYWHRPLVAYRDADGKPAILPGAPLGYLTAYPAAAPKLDKPIELWPRIRHRPLPAAVAILHQPGNGHATLPFIRGARKLLDAHRKRGDTPLPRALARQLVAPKHGQTLDSWLDAVPGEPLAAAVRALIEPSDAPLPRRRGAKVPDSLTYRRSAMRAFEVLYWKTIASLSEGTFLNKNNADCVRDEITKKMLPYHERHLEGLGDFLLAYYDRKIAAAGLTGKAVAGEIPFRWRTDFDYSWMGGWLKNQESSAERDLITVIPGRDRTRAVVMSDHYDTAYMADKYYLELGGCGARMSACGADDNHSATAAMMLAAPIFLEMSKKGQLGCDVWLIHLTGEEFPADCLGARALTQRLVEGTLRLHAPGGKTTDLSGVTVKGLYVSDMIAHNNDRERDIFQISPGNDPASYWLAEQAHLAAEVWNASVPEWNKHPDRAGRPRGRRSPHGAAVPEIAPFLALSGEVRTPLDPRSTLYNTDGQVFSDAGVPCVLFMENYDINRTGYHDTHDTMENIDLDYGAAVCAITIESVARAATEEPPKQT from the coding sequence ATGGCCACCATCGGTTGGCAGAAACTCATTCCGGACGGGGACGTCTTCCGCGGCGAGGGCCGCTACCCGATCGACGCCTACTCCGAATTCCTCCCCGCCCCCCGCTTTGGCTGGAAAGCCTACGGGGATCAGACGCCCGACCCCGAACTCTTCTCGGTGGACGACCCCTTCGGCTGGGCCGTCGGGGAATTTCAGGAAGTCGAGGAGCTGCAGCCGGGGTTGGTTCAGATCGGCAAGCAGGTTCTCGGCCAGATGGCCAAGTTGCTCGACGGCAACCCGAACACCGGCATCCCGAAGCTCGACCTGGTCAACAACCCCTTTTGGCCGCCCGAACTGGCCGCCGAGCCGAAGTTGCCGCAGGAACGGTGCGTCACCTTACTCCCGCTCGCCCTGTCGCAGACGCAGGACGATAAGGGTCGTGTCCGCTGGACGCTGTTCGGAATCAGCGAGCAGGGGCCGGGTAAAGCGTTCTGGAAAAGCTTCTACACCGCGCCCAAAAAGGAAGCCCCGGCCGAGGACGGGGTGGCGTTCTTCTGCCGCCTACTCCAAACGGTCTACGGCGTCGAAGTCGCGGGGATCGACGGGCTCCGCGCCGCCGGGTTCCGCATCCTGCCGGACGATGAGCCACTCCAACCACACTGGGCGGAGCAACTTCCATCGTGGACCGCGCCACTCGTCCTTTCAGATCGACCAGGGCGGGAGAAGGTCAAATACCTGCTCACCTTCCGCCCCTTCGGCCGCTTGCCCGCTTCGGTCCGTCGGGCGTACCTCGCCGGCGATTTGTGCCTGCTCCCGTTCCCGGGCAGCCTGACATTTTGGGGCGTGCCGGGCTATCACCAACTCGCCCGCGAGATGCCGCTCGCCCTGCAGATCCCGCTCGTCCTCGGCGTCGCCCGGCACCGGATACCGAGCGGCGTGCGCGTGCCGCAGTCGGGCTTCCTCCACGAACCGACGGATGATCGGCCGGACGCCGGCGCGCACGCATCACACGTGAAAAACACGTACAAGCGGACGCACCGCTGGGACAAGATCCTCCGCGACGCGGACGAACTCGCCCTCATCGGCAAGGAGGATAAGCTCCTCCATGTCCTCTTCAGCACGATACCGGACGACGTGTCGCTGTACGACAAGCCGATGGCCCGGAACGTCCAGCTCTGGACCGAGGACCACCGCCTCCTGCTCGACGGTCCGACAGCCACGCCCGACCAGTTGAAGCACGCCATGCGCACGGTCCAGGCCGGCGGCCTGTTCGGCTACCGCTTCCTGTTCCCGGCGATGCGGGTCGGCCGGCACGAGGTCTACTGGCACCGCCCGCTCGTCGCCTACCGGGACGCGGACGGCAAGCCGGCTATCCTGCCCGGCGCCCCGCTCGGGTATCTGACCGCGTACCCCGCCGCCGCACCGAAGTTGGATAAACCGATCGAGTTGTGGCCGCGAATCCGGCACCGTCCGCTGCCCGCAGCGGTCGCGATCCTACACCAACCGGGCAACGGCCACGCCACGCTGCCGTTCATCCGCGGTGCCAGGAAACTGCTCGACGCCCACCGCAAACGGGGCGACACACCGCTCCCCCGCGCGCTGGCCCGTCAGCTCGTCGCCCCGAAACACGGCCAGACGCTCGACAGCTGGCTGGACGCAGTCCCGGGCGAACCGCTGGCGGCAGCCGTCCGCGCGCTGATCGAGCCGTCCGACGCGCCGCTGCCGCGCCGCCGCGGGGCGAAAGTCCCCGACTCGCTCACGTACCGCCGCAGCGCGATGCGGGCATTCGAGGTGCTGTACTGGAAAACGATCGCGTCACTTTCTGAGGGGACATTCCTCAACAAGAACAACGCCGACTGCGTCCGCGACGAGATCACGAAGAAGATGCTGCCGTATCACGAGCGGCACCTGGAAGGACTCGGCGACTTCCTACTCGCGTACTACGACCGCAAGATCGCGGCCGCGGGCCTGACAGGTAAGGCAGTCGCGGGCGAGATCCCGTTCCGCTGGCGGACCGACTTCGACTACTCGTGGATGGGCGGCTGGCTCAAGAACCAGGAGAGTTCGGCCGAGCGGGATTTAATCACGGTGATCCCCGGGCGGGACCGCACGCGGGCGGTCGTCATGTCGGACCACTACGACACCGCGTACATGGCCGACAAGTATTACCTGGAACTTGGCGGGTGCGGGGCGCGGATGTCCGCGTGCGGGGCGGACGACAACCACTCCGCGACGGCCGCCATGATGCTGGCCGCCCCAATCTTCCTGGAGATGAGCAAGAAGGGCCAGCTCGGCTGCGACGTCTGGCTCATCCACCTGACCGGCGAAGAGTTCCCGGCCGACTGCCTCGGCGCCCGCGCGCTGACCCAGCGGCTCGTCGAGGGGACGCTCCGCTTACACGCGCCCGGCGGGAAGACGACCGACCTCTCCGGGGTGACGGTGAAGGGACTCTACGTGTCTGACATGATCGCCCACAACAACGACCGGGAGCGGGACATCTTTCAAATCTCCCCCGGAAATGACCCAGCGTCCTACTGGCTAGCTGAGCAAGCCCATCTCGCGGCCGAGGTCTGGAACGCGTCCGTCCCCGAGTGGAACAAGCATCCGGACCGTGCAGGCCGCCCGCGGGGCCGCCGCAGCCCGCACGGGGCGGCCGTCCCCGAGATCGCCCCGTTCCTGGCGCTCTCGGGCGAGGTGCGTACCCCACTCGACCCGCGGAGCACGCTGTACAACACAGACGGCCAAGTCTTTTCGGACGCCGGCGTCCCGTGCGTGTTGTTCATGGAGAACTACGACATCAACCGGACCGGCTACCACGACACGCACGACACGATGGAAAACATCGATCTGGATTACGGCGCGGCCGTCTGTGCGATCACAATCGAATCCGTAGCCCGTGCAGCAACTGAGGAACCGCCCAAACAGACCTAA
- a CDS encoding gamma-glutamylcyclotransferase family protein, with amino-acid sequence MPEKLESAAVMISTLLFVYGTLKRGQTNHRLIRNQKFVRKAGTLPKYRLYDLGPYPALVRDLENGLSVRGEIWDVAPDAFGELDKLEDVPAQYVREPIEVLGIDDVVEAYIYVRTISPDTRSGCEWPL; translated from the coding sequence TTGCCGGAAAAGCTCGAATCGGCCGCGGTGATGATCAGCACACTCTTATTCGTCTACGGAACCTTGAAGCGCGGCCAGACTAATCATCGCCTGATTCGCAATCAGAAATTCGTACGAAAGGCAGGTACGCTGCCAAAGTATCGATTGTATGATCTCGGGCCGTACCCCGCGTTGGTTCGAGATTTGGAAAACGGCCTATCTGTACGTGGCGAGATCTGGGACGTGGCGCCGGACGCCTTCGGTGAACTCGATAAACTCGAAGACGTTCCGGCTCAGTACGTTCGGGAACCGATAGAGGTGTTGGGCATCGACGACGTTGTCGAAGCTTACATTTACGTCAGGACCATCTCGCCCGACACGCGGTCAGGTTGCGAATGGCCGCTTTAA
- a CDS encoding DUF1559 domain-containing protein, which yields MVIAIIAILIGLLLPAVQKVREAAARSTCQNNLKQIGLAALNYESTYGFLAPGQNNSYSSTSNPASNFYPLPGNATGGNTGNGMAGTLLFLLPFLEQNNAYATISSAVYATPPTAVYYSGYSGMTARPKNFLCPSDTMDTSTAGDIAFYLYYNGGESLYTFGGVIGYGRTNYASNAGYLGNLPGWPYPGPYAVNSKTKITDITDGTSNTLGFGEAMGGNPTSRTGSLLWANSNMPTAWGLSTTPSWTQYGSNHTGGIVNFALCDGSVHGFPISTTSAVYQYAAGMNDGVVFSFP from the coding sequence GTGGTCATCGCGATCATCGCCATCCTGATCGGTCTACTCCTTCCGGCCGTTCAGAAGGTGCGTGAGGCCGCCGCCCGCTCGACCTGTCAGAACAATCTGAAGCAGATCGGCTTGGCCGCGCTGAACTACGAATCGACCTACGGGTTTCTCGCGCCGGGTCAGAACAATTCGTACTCCAGCACGAGTAACCCCGCTTCCAATTTCTACCCCCTGCCCGGAAATGCAACTGGCGGTAATACCGGGAACGGCATGGCAGGGACGCTCCTGTTTCTGCTGCCCTTCCTCGAGCAGAACAACGCATACGCGACGATCAGTAGCGCGGTATACGCGACGCCGCCGACCGCAGTGTACTACAGCGGTTACAGCGGAATGACGGCGAGGCCCAAGAACTTTCTGTGCCCCTCGGACACTATGGACACTTCCACCGCGGGCGACATTGCTTTCTACCTGTACTACAACGGCGGCGAGTCGTTGTATACTTTTGGCGGCGTAATCGGTTACGGGCGGACGAACTACGCTTCAAACGCCGGCTATCTCGGAAATCTTCCCGGCTGGCCATACCCGGGCCCGTACGCCGTTAACTCAAAGACCAAGATCACTGATATCACGGACGGGACGAGTAACACTCTCGGCTTCGGAGAAGCCATGGGTGGTAATCCCACATCGCGGACTGGCAGTCTACTCTGGGCGAATTCCAACATGCCCACGGCTTGGGGGTTGAGCACAACTCCGAGTTGGACTCAATACGGCAGCAATCACACCGGCGGTATTGTCAATTTCGCGCTGTGCGACGGTTCCGTCCACGGGTTCCCGATCTCGACAACGAGCGCGGTTTACCAGTATGCGGCCGGTATGAACGATGGTGTGGTGTTCAGCTTCCCGTGA